One window from the genome of [Clostridium] celerecrescens 18A encodes:
- the eda gene encoding bifunctional 4-hydroxy-2-oxoglutarate aldolase/2-dehydro-3-deoxy-phosphogluconate aldolase: protein MNEILNRIQKIGIMPVAVLDDVKNAVPLAEALCGGGIHCVVIPLSANAAEESIRIMTERFPKMLIGAGGILTTEQAGLAVNAGAKFIVTPEFSSSVVTYCIGRAIPVIPGVSTPDDVETAISFGLDAVNVSSAGQDRGFHMSQSMYSSYNHINFIPADGINEKNSSSYPAFDNILACRMVVEQDLLQAGAFEKIRDLTTKAIKTMLGFEFTHIGINLSNDAEADKTAGIFEAMFGFQKISGAGSLFAGTAIECMKPPCFGTKGHIAIATNSIVRAKNYFEAAGYKFNEASAKFNHNKMIVIYFEEEVGGFAVHLLQR, encoded by the coding sequence ATGAATGAGATTCTGAATAGGATTCAAAAAATCGGCATTATGCCGGTTGCAGTACTTGATGATGTAAAAAACGCGGTTCCTCTTGCAGAGGCTCTCTGCGGCGGGGGGATTCACTGTGTAGTAATCCCCCTCTCCGCCAACGCAGCCGAAGAATCCATTCGCATAATGACAGAACGGTTTCCCAAAATGCTGATCGGGGCCGGCGGCATTCTGACAACCGAACAGGCCGGTCTCGCAGTTAATGCAGGAGCAAAATTTATCGTAACTCCGGAGTTCTCATCATCTGTTGTAACATATTGTATCGGCAGGGCCATACCAGTAATACCGGGTGTTTCCACTCCGGACGATGTGGAAACGGCAATTTCATTTGGACTTGACGCTGTAAACGTTTCCTCTGCCGGACAGGATAGAGGTTTCCATATGAGCCAGTCCATGTATTCATCCTATAATCACATAAACTTCATTCCGGCTGACGGCATCAATGAAAAAAACAGCAGTTCCTATCCGGCTTTCGATAATATTCTGGCCTGCCGCATGGTTGTGGAACAGGATTTGCTTCAGGCAGGGGCATTCGAAAAAATACGCGATCTCACAACAAAGGCCATTAAGACCATGCTGGGCTTCGAATTCACCCATATTGGGATAAACCTAAGTAACGATGCGGAAGCAGACAAAACAGCTGGAATATTTGAGGCAATGTTCGGATTTCAAAAAATATCAGGAGCCGGTTCTTTATTCGCCGGTACTGCCATTGAATGTATGAAACCTCCTTGCTTCGGTACGAAAGGTCATATTGCTATCGCCACCAACTCCATTGTCCGTGCAAAAAATTATTTTGAAGCAGCAGGTTATAAGTTCAATGAAGCTTCTGCAAAATTTAATCATAACAAAATGATTGTAATCTATTTTGAAGAGGAAGTCGGAGGCTTTGCTGTTCACCTTCTTCAGCGGTGA